A DNA window from Pseudodesulfovibrio thermohalotolerans contains the following coding sequences:
- a CDS encoding 4Fe-4S binding protein, with product MKALRAARMERCIGCHSCSLACARQVHKVLSWNKAGIRISSSGGLTTGFEARVCLACRPAPCAAACPTGSLSQRRDGGVIQKKDLCIRCGQCAEACPVDAIFLDHQVNPYVCIHCGQCVAYCPHDCLEMVELPRTSAKEEGNDD from the coding sequence ATGAAAGCTCTCAGAGCAGCCCGCATGGAACGATGCATCGGCTGCCATTCCTGTTCGCTGGCCTGCGCGAGGCAGGTCCACAAGGTCCTTTCCTGGAACAAGGCGGGTATCCGCATTTCGTCCTCGGGCGGCCTGACCACGGGCTTCGAGGCGCGCGTCTGCCTGGCCTGCCGCCCCGCCCCCTGCGCGGCGGCCTGCCCGACGGGCTCGCTTTCCCAACGCAGGGACGGCGGCGTGATCCAGAAAAAGGACCTGTGCATCCGCTGCGGCCAGTGCGCCGAAGCGTGCCCGGTCGACGCCATCTTCCTGGACCACCAGGTCAACCCGTACGTCTGCATCCACTGCGGCCAGTGCGTGGCCTATTGCCCTCACGACTGTCTCGAAATGGTCGAGCTGCCGCGCACGTCGGCGAAGGAGGAGGGAAACGATGATTAG
- a CDS encoding glycosyltransferase family 4 protein codes for MTGTKRIWGTLDPFFEGGPILGRTVANTAFLDALLRADPYDEYHFFLPGERALAPLKKHLEATTPGLLESARVRLMLRDELPGRLESTHYHCFHLSDCITSQPFLARMRNRLSERIFPITGPIHSLSYAGYPKAFLQHLWPGATRRDAIVCTSEAGKRVVEGFFRQLREGFGIDETTHPGPTLSRIPLGVDAEDCSPGDGPKEGPVRILVFGRISHHSKMDLVPLVRALHRLVGDGLDPQSVELILAGWAERETHVLDTLTNLAANAGIPTSVVLRPGEARKRELFRKADIFVSIADNPQETFGITLVEAGAFGLPVAASDYDGYRDIVEHGVTGLLIPTMGPGLTPDVDLAAPLTFDNHYHLALAQATAVDVPALADALNRLIRDPELRRSMGIAGRERVRRLFDWPVVIARYTALWDDLWTEPVDVAPLRDLAHPLAPEYGRLFAHYPTRTLEGGVRLVIGRTGEAFYRNRDFPNVYAGLKDAIDLETIRRLAFFARKPVDSATLIRKASEATPHMDSGRIENHILWALKQDILQTTE; via the coding sequence ATGACAGGAACAAAACGCATATGGGGAACGCTCGACCCCTTTTTCGAGGGCGGCCCGATCCTGGGCCGGACCGTGGCCAACACGGCCTTTCTGGACGCCCTGCTCCGGGCCGATCCCTATGACGAGTACCATTTCTTCCTGCCTGGCGAACGCGCCCTGGCTCCGCTGAAAAAGCACCTGGAAGCCACCACGCCCGGTTTGCTGGAGAGCGCGCGTGTGCGGCTCATGCTCCGGGACGAGTTGCCCGGCAGGCTGGAAAGTACGCATTACCACTGTTTTCACCTGTCGGACTGCATCACGAGCCAGCCGTTCCTTGCGCGGATGCGCAACCGGCTGAGCGAACGGATATTCCCCATCACCGGCCCCATCCACTCGTTGAGCTACGCGGGCTATCCCAAGGCGTTCCTGCAACACCTGTGGCCCGGGGCCACCCGCCGCGACGCCATCGTCTGCACTTCCGAGGCGGGTAAACGGGTCGTGGAAGGCTTCTTCCGCCAGTTGCGCGAGGGGTTCGGCATCGACGAGACCACGCACCCCGGCCCGACGCTCTCCCGCATCCCGCTGGGCGTGGACGCCGAGGACTGCTCCCCGGGCGACGGGCCGAAAGAGGGGCCGGTGCGCATCCTGGTCTTCGGGCGGATATCCCACCACTCCAAAATGGACCTGGTGCCGCTCGTGCGCGCCCTGCACCGCCTTGTGGGAGACGGGCTGGACCCGCAATCCGTGGAGCTGATCCTGGCGGGATGGGCCGAGCGGGAAACCCATGTCCTCGACACCCTGACCAACCTGGCCGCCAACGCGGGCATCCCGACGAGCGTGGTGCTCCGGCCCGGCGAGGCGCGCAAGCGGGAGTTGTTCCGCAAGGCGGACATCTTCGTATCCATCGCGGACAACCCGCAGGAGACCTTCGGCATCACTCTGGTGGAGGCCGGAGCCTTCGGCCTGCCTGTGGCGGCCTCCGACTATGACGGCTACCGGGACATCGTGGAGCACGGCGTGACCGGCCTGCTCATCCCGACCATGGGACCGGGGCTGACCCCGGACGTGGACCTGGCCGCACCGCTCACCTTCGACAACCACTACCACCTGGCCCTGGCCCAGGCCACGGCGGTGGACGTTCCGGCCCTGGCCGACGCGCTGAACCGACTCATCCGCGACCCGGAGCTAAGGCGTTCCATGGGAATAGCAGGGCGTGAACGGGTGCGCCGCCTGTTTGACTGGCCTGTCGTCATCGCCCGATACACGGCCCTGTGGGACGACTTGTGGACTGAACCGGTCGACGTCGCGCCCCTGCGCGATCTGGCCCACCCCCTGGCCCCCGAATACGGCCGCCTCTTCGCCCACTACCCCACGCGCACCCTGGAGGGAGGCGTGAGACTGGTCATCGGGCGCACGGGCGAGGCATTTTACCGAAACCGTGATTTCCCCAACGTGTATGCGGGGCTGAAGGACGCCATAGACCTGGAGACGATCCGCAGGCTGGCCTTTTTCGCCCGCAAGCCGGTTGACAGCGCAACCCTGATACGCAAGGCTTCAGAGGCGACGCCCCACATGGATTCCGGCCGAATCGAAAATCATATTCTGTGGGCGCTCAAACAGGATATTCTGCAAACCACGGAGTGA
- a CDS encoding BMP family lipoprotein → MFRTLTMQALVILTLTLSASGALALNPAVIYDLGGKFDNAFNQSARMGADEFSRETGIGYRDYEPIDESQYELALRRFAAKGCDLIVVMGSPFAPALKKVAPEFPDTKFVIIDSVVDKPNVQSVVFKENEGAFLVGMVAAMKSRTGKIGFVGGMDMPLIRRFALGYREGARYVNKRIVIFEDMTGTTPDAWGDPIKAGELARSQFKRGADVIFTAAGGSGLGVLQAAADMKKFSIGVDSNQNHIHPGSVLTSMVKRVDLAVLQTMRDALNGEWKPGLKVLGLAQGGVDYAIDKYNEALISPEMRDRVARAKADIVAGRLKVADYVETMDK, encoded by the coding sequence ATGTTCCGCACATTGACGATGCAAGCCCTGGTCATCCTGACCTTGACGCTGTCCGCAAGCGGCGCGCTGGCCCTCAACCCTGCGGTCATCTACGACCTGGGCGGGAAATTCGACAACGCCTTCAATCAGTCCGCGCGGATGGGAGCCGATGAATTTTCGCGGGAGACCGGCATCGGGTATCGCGACTATGAGCCGATCGACGAGTCCCAGTACGAGCTGGCCCTGCGCAGGTTCGCGGCCAAAGGCTGCGACCTGATCGTGGTGATGGGTTCCCCCTTTGCCCCGGCGCTGAAAAAGGTCGCCCCGGAATTCCCGGACACCAAATTCGTCATCATCGACTCGGTGGTGGACAAGCCCAATGTGCAGTCCGTTGTCTTCAAGGAGAACGAAGGGGCGTTCCTGGTGGGCATGGTGGCGGCCATGAAATCCCGGACCGGCAAGATCGGCTTTGTGGGCGGCATGGACATGCCGCTTATCCGCAGATTTGCCCTCGGCTACAGGGAGGGCGCGCGGTACGTGAACAAAAGGATCGTGATTTTCGAAGACATGACCGGGACCACCCCGGACGCCTGGGGCGACCCCATCAAGGCGGGCGAGCTGGCCCGCTCCCAATTCAAACGGGGCGCGGACGTCATCTTCACCGCTGCGGGCGGGTCCGGCCTGGGCGTACTCCAGGCAGCGGCCGACATGAAGAAATTCTCCATCGGCGTGGACTCCAACCAGAACCACATCCACCCCGGCAGCGTGCTGACTTCCATGGTCAAGCGCGTGGACCTGGCCGTGCTCCAAACCATGCGCGACGCGCTGAACGGCGAATGGAAACCCGGCCTGAAAGTCCTCGGCCTGGCCCAGGGCGGCGTGGACTACGCGATCGACAAGTACAACGAGGCTCTGATCTCCCCGGAGATGCGGGACCGCGTGGCCCGGGCCAAGGCGGACATCGTCGCGGGCAGACTCAAGGTTGCCGACTAC
- a CDS encoding aldehyde ferredoxin oxidoreductase N-terminal domain-containing protein gives MIRDFFRVMVVNLTTGRTNIENIPGRDEFLGGSGLAARLFEIYGFIDRDWDDPEQPLIFTIGPLTGYFPLMSKTCCAFRSPYHNQYTESYAGGKSALSLRFADLDALVVIGRAERLTALCVGSRRVETRDVEYLRGFDALQTGRVLRKIFPGSGRRSIMRIGPAGENLSAYACINVDTFRHFGRMGGGTAMGVKNLKAICILGDRGFPLPEGKAYPKLYKHIYEQLTTTEMMAKYHGLGTAVNINPLNALQSLPWKNLQQTSSPDAVKISGETFADDTLLRNAACAGCPVGCIHVGFVREQFQTNNQYLYRQVGYDYEPIFSCGGMLEVTDASEVLRILDVIEKEGLDCMSAGVALAWATEALEKGVITEKETLEPLKWGDSETYMRAVEHLGRPDNDFYRLLAQGTMKCAREYGGEDFACVLGQEMAGYATGEVFFVAEGLGFRHSHLDAGGYAYDQKHDEKDADKALGFLLKDGRERIVLNCMVGCMFSRGVYKEDLLAEALASIGYGELNGSLDDIGKRVQRMRWRLRLQMGYRPDEAKIPKRYTEITTWKGPVDVDYMEALRRAYAARILEMGAAPEEES, from the coding sequence ATGATTAGGGACTTCTTCCGCGTCATGGTGGTCAACCTGACCACGGGCAGAACCAACATCGAAAACATCCCCGGCCGAGACGAATTCCTGGGCGGCTCCGGCCTGGCCGCCCGGCTGTTCGAAATATACGGCTTCATCGACCGCGACTGGGACGACCCCGAGCAGCCCCTGATCTTCACCATCGGCCCGCTGACCGGCTATTTCCCGCTCATGAGCAAGACCTGCTGCGCCTTCCGCTCGCCCTACCACAACCAGTACACCGAGAGCTACGCGGGCGGGAAATCCGCCCTGTCCCTGCGCTTCGCCGACCTGGACGCCCTTGTCGTCATCGGCCGGGCCGAGCGGCTGACCGCCCTTTGCGTGGGCTCGCGGCGGGTGGAGACCCGCGACGTGGAATACCTGCGGGGCTTCGACGCCCTCCAGACCGGCCGCGTGCTGCGCAAGATATTTCCCGGCTCGGGACGCCGCTCCATCATGCGCATCGGCCCGGCAGGGGAAAACCTTTCCGCCTACGCCTGCATCAACGTGGACACCTTCCGCCACTTCGGCCGCATGGGCGGCGGCACGGCCATGGGCGTCAAGAACCTGAAGGCCATCTGCATCCTGGGCGACCGGGGCTTCCCCCTGCCCGAAGGCAAGGCGTACCCCAAGCTCTACAAGCACATCTACGAGCAACTGACCACCACCGAAATGATGGCCAAGTACCACGGCCTGGGCACGGCGGTGAACATCAACCCGCTCAACGCGCTCCAATCCCTGCCGTGGAAGAACCTGCAACAGACATCAAGCCCGGACGCCGTCAAGATTTCGGGCGAGACCTTTGCGGACGACACTCTGCTGCGCAACGCGGCGTGCGCGGGCTGCCCGGTCGGCTGCATCCACGTGGGCTTCGTGCGCGAGCAGTTCCAGACTAACAACCAATATCTCTACCGCCAGGTGGGCTATGACTACGAGCCCATCTTTTCCTGCGGCGGGATGCTCGAAGTGACCGACGCCTCCGAAGTCCTTCGCATCCTGGACGTCATCGAGAAGGAGGGGCTGGACTGCATGTCGGCGGGCGTGGCCCTGGCCTGGGCCACGGAGGCGCTGGAAAAAGGCGTCATCACCGAGAAGGAAACCCTGGAACCGCTCAAGTGGGGCGACTCCGAGACATACATGCGGGCCGTGGAGCATCTCGGCCGCCCGGACAACGACTTCTATCGGCTGCTGGCTCAAGGCACCATGAAATGCGCCCGGGAATACGGCGGCGAGGACTTCGCCTGCGTCCTGGGCCAGGAGATGGCGGGCTACGCCACGGGCGAGGTGTTTTTCGTGGCCGAGGGGCTGGGCTTCCGCCACTCCCACCTGGACGCGGGCGGCTACGCCTACGACCAGAAGCACGATGAGAAGGACGCGGACAAGGCCCTGGGATTCCTGCTCAAGGACGGCCGGGAGCGGATCGTGCTCAACTGCATGGTCGGCTGTATGTTCTCGCGGGGCGTGTACAAGGAGGACCTGCTGGCCGAAGCCCTGGCCTCCATCGGCTACGGCGAGCTGAACGGCTCCCTGGACGACATCGGCAAGCGGGTTCAGCGGATGCGCTGGCGTCTGCGGCTACAGATGGGCTACCGCCCTGACGAGGCCAAAATTCCCAAGCGATACACCGAGATAACCACCTGGAAAGGCCCGGTTGACGTGGACTATATGGAGGCCCTGCGCCGAGCCTACGCGGCCCGCATCCTGGAAATGGGCGCGGCCCCGGAAGAAGAGAGCTGA
- a CDS encoding sensor domain-containing diguanylate cyclase translates to MPRQSMKRGRRPELMWGLGLPESVVRQIEEGVGPGFHVRNFADGAYPVARELEQEEKPSAAWIPWSVWSGFPEARRQEYRDQDETQRILIRDNGAELEMDEVLAEGFLTVVDLPLTRPKVQDVMFRAREVKSLYSDIYRMTEEIMLERELLARKTDQLMFLNKLMASATESLEAGTILANAKESLGLILPVKMLHAAFWSVGANEAADVEIFLNGKMAPAVESAWIEQIMASVGSTGAGAVNGFQVSHVDPARRPEYSLAPDQGRLVTMPLAAGHQTFGCLALLCESGYRLGKDQVETLRSAVNHIGLALRNALAFKEVKLKADRDGLTRLYNRRSFDERLVYEIKRRSRYHHDLSLLMVDLDHFKVVNDTYGHKAGDMVLRKVGEILSTEFRTTDLAARYGGEEFVVLLPHTSEECAWKLAERVRAAIENCSFRFEGRDFAITASIGVASVEGVSLSSTDDDLVLKADKALYQAKNNGRNMVVVSGHKQPAARNAVQ, encoded by the coding sequence ATGCCTAGACAGTCCATGAAGCGCGGCAGACGGCCGGAACTCATGTGGGGCCTCGGGCTTCCCGAGTCGGTCGTCCGGCAGATCGAGGAGGGCGTGGGGCCCGGCTTTCACGTGCGCAATTTCGCGGACGGGGCCTATCCCGTGGCCCGCGAGCTGGAGCAGGAGGAAAAGCCCTCGGCGGCCTGGATTCCCTGGTCCGTCTGGTCCGGCTTTCCCGAGGCCCGCAGGCAGGAGTATCGTGACCAGGACGAGACCCAGCGCATTCTCATCCGCGACAACGGGGCGGAGCTTGAGATGGACGAGGTCCTGGCCGAAGGGTTTCTTACCGTGGTGGACCTGCCCCTGACCCGGCCCAAGGTCCAGGACGTCATGTTTCGCGCGCGCGAGGTCAAGAGCCTCTATTCCGATATTTACCGGATGACCGAGGAGATCATGCTTGAGCGCGAGCTTTTGGCCCGCAAGACCGACCAGCTCATGTTCCTCAACAAGCTCATGGCCTCGGCCACTGAAAGCCTTGAGGCGGGCACCATCCTGGCCAACGCCAAGGAATCCCTCGGTCTGATCCTGCCCGTGAAGATGCTCCACGCCGCCTTTTGGAGCGTCGGCGCGAACGAGGCCGCCGACGTGGAAATATTTCTCAACGGGAAAATGGCTCCGGCTGTGGAATCCGCCTGGATCGAGCAGATCATGGCCTCTGTCGGCTCCACGGGGGCGGGCGCGGTCAACGGCTTCCAGGTCTCCCATGTGGACCCGGCCCGCAGGCCCGAGTATTCGCTGGCTCCCGACCAGGGCAGGCTCGTGACCATGCCGCTCGCCGCCGGGCACCAGACCTTTGGTTGCCTCGCCCTGCTCTGTGAATCCGGCTACCGGCTCGGCAAGGACCAGGTCGAGACCCTGCGCTCCGCCGTCAACCACATCGGGCTCGCCCTGCGCAACGCGCTGGCCTTCAAGGAGGTCAAGCTCAAGGCCGACCGCGACGGCCTGACCCGGCTCTATAACCGCCGCTCCTTTGACGAGCGGCTGGTCTACGAGATCAAGCGCCGCTCGCGTTATCATCATGATCTTTCGCTGCTCATGGTCGACCTCGATCATTTCAAGGTCGTCAACGACACCTACGGCCACAAGGCCGGGGACATGGTCCTGCGCAAGGTCGGCGAAATTCTGTCCACCGAGTTCCGCACGACCGACCTCGCGGCCCGCTACGGCGGCGAGGAGTTCGTCGTTCTGCTTCCCCATACCAGCGAGGAGTGCGCCTGGAAGCTCGCCGAGCGCGTGCGCGCCGCCATCGAGAACTGTTCCTTCCGCTTCGAGGGCAGGGACTTCGCCATTACCGCCTCCATCGGCGTCGCTTCCGTGGAAGGCGTTTCCCTTTCCTCCACGGACGACGACCTCGTCCTCAAGGCCGACAAAGCCCTGTATCAGGCCAAGAACAACGGCCGGAACATGGTCGTCGTCTCCGGGCACAAGCAGCCGGCCGCCCGCAACGCCGTCCAGTAG